One window of Ziziphus jujuba cultivar Dongzao chromosome 5, ASM3175591v1 genomic DNA carries:
- the LOC107429466 gene encoding late embryogenesis abundant protein 6-like, whose product MQAVKDKISDMNAMRKVKAEAKAEEKAEKEIAKARMEVAHEVRLAKEAEAAMDMHVAKAGQKAQRELAKHNMTSASATASTGMPNTMAPPTNNMSGPPHHNNPMM is encoded by the exons ATGCAGGCCGTTAAGGATAAGATTAGTGACATGAACGCCATGCGCAAGGTCAAGGCAGAGGCAAAAGCAGAAGAGAAG GCTGAGAAGGAAATAGCAAAAGCAAGAATGGAGGTAGCACATGAAGTAAGATTGGCAAAAGAGGCAGAAGCAGCAATGGATATGCATGTTGCAAAAGCTGGACAGAAGGCTCAGAGAGAATTGGCTAAACACAATATGACTTCTGCCTCTGCTACAGCTTCCACTGGCATGCCTAATACTATGGCTCCTCCTACCAACAATATGTCTGGTCCTCCTCATCACAATAACCCCATGATGTAA
- the LOC107429452 gene encoding uric acid degradation bifunctional protein TTL isoform X2, translating to MAAKTIAVGEDELVACCGSTRFAQELAKASPFSSLEEAIAAARDVWFNKVDVNGCLQAFSAHPQIGQQTPSSSAHPTSAQWSKGEQSTAFATATTSSLQQLAEWNARYYQKFGFVFLICASGRSTEEILAELKKRFPNRPIVEFEIAAQEQMKITELRLAKLFSSKAKETSTGDHYPAAVAKKAEDRVSIIGGHLTAASEVSAGKTIQAPSRTRPPITTHVLDVSRGSPAAGVEVYLEIWKGPHPRPVFGESDAGGWVFQGSSTTDNDGRSGQLMSIVDVVNPGIYRISFNTSKYCPTGFFPYVSIIFEIKESQKREHFHVPLLLSPFSFTTYRGS from the exons atggcAGCGAAAACTATAGCGGTTGGTGAAGATGAGTTGGTAGCATGCTGTGGAAGCACCAGATTCGCTCAAGAATTGGCAAAGGCCTCGCCTTTCTCGTCTCTCGAGGAGGCCATCGCCGCCGCACGTGATGTCTGGTTCAACAAGGTCGACGTCAATGGCTGTCTCCAAGCTTTCTCTGCTCATCCACAGATTGGACAACAAACCCCTTCTTCTTCGGCTCATCCAACCAGTGCCCA ATGGAGTAAAGGAGAGCAATCCACTGCTTTCGCAACTGCTACTACTTCTAGCTTACAG CAACTGGCTGAATGGAATGCTCGCTATTATCAAAAGTTTGGTTTCGTGTTTCTCATATGTGCATCCGGGAGGAGCACTGAAGAAATACTTGCTGAATTGAAG AAACGATTTCCAAACAGGCCTATAGTTGAGTTCGAGATTGCAGCTCAGGAGCAGATGAAAATAACAGAGCTTCGTCTTGCAAAGCTTTTTTCTTCTAAAGCAAAAGAAACTTCGACAGGAGACCATTATCCTGCAGCTGTTGCTAAGAAAGCAGAAG ATCGTGTGAGCATCATAGGAGGGCATCTAACTGCTGCTTCAGAAGTTTCAGCTGGGAAAACAATCCAAGCTCCATCTCGAACACGTCCTCCTATTACAACCCATGTTTTGGATGTTTCTCGAGGATCGCCAGCTGCTGGAGTCGAGGTATATTTAGAGATTTGGAAAGGTCCTCATCCTCGTCCAGTATTTGGTGAATCAGATGCAGGTGGGTGGGTATTTCAGGGTTCTTCAACCACAGATAATGATGGACGAAGTGGTCAACTAATGAGCATAGTTGATGTAGTTAACCCAGGGATATACAGGATAAGTTTCAACACAAGTAAGTATTGTCCAACTGGGTTCTTTCCATATGTTTCTATTATCTTTGAGATCAAGGAGTCACAGAAGCGGGAACATTTTCATGTACCCCTGCTACTTTCACCATTCTCGTTCACTACTTATCGAGGAAGTTAA
- the LOC107429452 gene encoding uric acid degradation bifunctional protein TTL isoform X1, with protein sequence MAAKTIAVGEDELVACCGSTRFAQELAKASPFSSLEEAIAAARDVWFNKVDVNGCLQAFSAHPQIGQQTPSSSAHPTSAQWSKGEQSTAFATATTSSLQQLAEWNARYYQKFGFVFLICASGRSTEEILAELKKRFPNRPIVEFEIAAQEQMKITELRLAKLFSSKAKETSTGDHYPAAVAKKAEEDRVSIIGGHLTAASEVSAGKTIQAPSRTRPPITTHVLDVSRGSPAAGVEVYLEIWKGPHPRPVFGESDAGGWVFQGSSTTDNDGRSGQLMSIVDVVNPGIYRISFNTSKYCPTGFFPYVSIIFEIKESQKREHFHVPLLLSPFSFTTYRGS encoded by the exons atggcAGCGAAAACTATAGCGGTTGGTGAAGATGAGTTGGTAGCATGCTGTGGAAGCACCAGATTCGCTCAAGAATTGGCAAAGGCCTCGCCTTTCTCGTCTCTCGAGGAGGCCATCGCCGCCGCACGTGATGTCTGGTTCAACAAGGTCGACGTCAATGGCTGTCTCCAAGCTTTCTCTGCTCATCCACAGATTGGACAACAAACCCCTTCTTCTTCGGCTCATCCAACCAGTGCCCA ATGGAGTAAAGGAGAGCAATCCACTGCTTTCGCAACTGCTACTACTTCTAGCTTACAG CAACTGGCTGAATGGAATGCTCGCTATTATCAAAAGTTTGGTTTCGTGTTTCTCATATGTGCATCCGGGAGGAGCACTGAAGAAATACTTGCTGAATTGAAG AAACGATTTCCAAACAGGCCTATAGTTGAGTTCGAGATTGCAGCTCAGGAGCAGATGAAAATAACAGAGCTTCGTCTTGCAAAGCTTTTTTCTTCTAAAGCAAAAGAAACTTCGACAGGAGACCATTATCCTGCAGCTGTTGCTAAGAAAGCAGAAG AAGATCGTGTGAGCATCATAGGAGGGCATCTAACTGCTGCTTCAGAAGTTTCAGCTGGGAAAACAATCCAAGCTCCATCTCGAACACGTCCTCCTATTACAACCCATGTTTTGGATGTTTCTCGAGGATCGCCAGCTGCTGGAGTCGAGGTATATTTAGAGATTTGGAAAGGTCCTCATCCTCGTCCAGTATTTGGTGAATCAGATGCAGGTGGGTGGGTATTTCAGGGTTCTTCAACCACAGATAATGATGGACGAAGTGGTCAACTAATGAGCATAGTTGATGTAGTTAACCCAGGGATATACAGGATAAGTTTCAACACAAGTAAGTATTGTCCAACTGGGTTCTTTCCATATGTTTCTATTATCTTTGAGATCAAGGAGTCACAGAAGCGGGAACATTTTCATGTACCCCTGCTACTTTCACCATTCTCGTTCACTACTTATCGAGGAAGTTAA
- the LOC107429442 gene encoding 3-hydroxyisobutyryl-CoA hydrolase 1, which translates to MAAKTNSRAGHEGQVLVEEKAFVRTLTLNRPRQLNALSSQMISRLLELFTAYEDDSNVKLIIVKGKGRAFCAGGDVAAVVHEMNKGKWRLGAEFFRKEFILNYLLATYSKPQVSILNGNVMGGGAGVSIHGRFRVATEKSVFAMPETALGLFPDIGASYFLSRLPGFFGEYVGLTGSRLDGAEMLVCGLATHFVPSTRLSLLEEALCKANSSDPAIISSIIDEYSQQPSLKEQSAYRRLDVIDKCFSQRTVEEILSALEREAIYKTDDWITSTIQTLKKASPMSLKIWLRSIREGRLEGVGQCLIREYRMVCHVLRGEVSKDFAEGCRAILLDKDRNPKWNPSRLELISDDMVDLYFSKVDDEDWKDLKLPARSSLPVSAMAKL; encoded by the exons ATGGCGGCTAAAACTAACTCAAGAGCAGGCCACGAGGGCCAG GTTCTAGTAGAAGAGAAGGCGTTTGTTAGGACTTTGACACTAAACAGGCCTAGGCAATTGAATGCTCTTTCATCTCAGATG atATCTCGGCTTTTGGAACTTTTCACTGCCTATGAGGATGACTCTAATGTCAAGTTGATTATTGTCAAG GGGAAAGGAAGAGCATTTTGTGCCGGTGGTGATGTTGCAGCCGTAGTTCATGAGATGAATAAAG GAAAATGGAGATTAGGTGCTGAATTTTTTCGAAAAGAATTTATCTTAAACTACTTGTTGGCAACATACAGTAAACCACAG GTTTCAATTCTTAATGGAAATGTCATGGGAGGTGGGGCTGGTGTTTCAATACATGGTAGATTCCGTGTTGCAACAGAGAAATCG GTCTTTGCAATGCCAGAAACTGCTTTGGGACTCTTCCCGGATATAGGTGCCTCTTATTTCTTGTCAAGACTTCCTGGATTCTTTG GAGAATATGTTGGTCTAACAGGTTCTAGATTGGATGGTGCTGAAATGCTTGTCTGTGGTCTTGCAACTCACTTTGTTCCCTCAACG AGATTGTCCTTGTTAGAAGAAGCTCTATGCAAAGCAAATTCAAGTGATCCAGCCATCATTTCATCAATTATTGATGAATATTCACAGCAACCTTCTCTGAAAGAGCAAAGTGCTTATCGTCG GCTGGATGTGATTGACAAGTGCTTCTCTCAGAGAACAGTAGAAGAAATTTTATCTGCCCTT GAAAGGGAGGCAATTTACAAGACAGATGATTGGATCACCTCAACAATTCAAACTCTGAAAAAGGCATCCCCAATGAGTCTAAAAATTTGGTTGAGATCG ATTAGAGAAGGCAGGCTTGAAGGTGTTGGTCAATGCCTTATTCGTGAATATAGAATGGTTTGTCATGTCCTGCGAGGCGAAGTCAGCAAAGATTTCGCAGAG GGTTGCAGAGCTATATTGTTGGACAAGGATAGGAACCCTAAG TGGAATCCTTCTAGATTGGAGCTCATCAGTGATGATATGGTTGATCTGTATTTCTCTAAGGTGGATGATGAAGATTGGAAAGACTTAAAGCTCCCAGCTAGATCCAGCTTGCCTGTCTCTGCCATGGCAAAGCTCTAA
- the LOC107429165 gene encoding E3 ubiquitin-protein ligase PUB23, which produces MDDKETPKPPNSRSSSDTDIGPSMDEYDLPPHHFRCPISMELMTDPVTISTGVSYERKNIEKWFFTYNKRTCPATMQPISDFNSQITPNHTLKRLILSWQNKNKNKNHQINHHHQPSPSSNKHDEIVSLLNTIQSSPFKVPSLKKLRSIVEISDDTKNDFVSCSGVEVVVGILHQILVVDTSSDFITFRACEEALGVLHQLPLSSSSSSPPSSSSSSSSSSSLSSLLSKPESMRCMAIMLQRASADTRLYAVTILRKLAKTDYDWGFMIQGNQGVGFFKSLLEMVSDEISTKTSSCALEVLIEILSKSKKSRLRAIEAGAVCVLVEVLPDSNRPRCERMLQLIKLLCECAEGRLGLVEHGMGIAAISKKMLQVSNVATKIVVKILWLICNFHATERVLDEMLICGAVKKLLALLHIDGRSSTKDKVVKIFKLHGHYWSRFPCFPSDLKDFLGFVISTPS; this is translated from the coding sequence TGGATGAATATGATTTGCCTCCTCACCATTTTCGATGCCCCATTTCCATGGAGCTCATGACAGACCCGGTCACCATCTCCACGGGAGTCTCCTACGAGCGCAAGAACATCGAGAAATGGTTCTTCACCTACAACAAGAGAACCTGCCCTGCCACCATGCAACCCATCTCCGATTTCAATTCCCAAATTACCCCTAACCATACCCTCAAGAGGCTCATTCTTTCAtggcaaaacaaaaacaaaaacaaaaaccaccaAATCAATCATCACCATCAACCATCACCATCATCCAACAAGCACGATGAGATTGTCTCACTCCTCAACACCATCCAATCCTCTCCTTTCAAGGTCCCTTCTCTCAAGAAGCTACGTTCCATCGTCGAGATCAGCGACGACACCAAAAACGACTTCGTTTCATGCAGTGGTGTCGAAGTTGTGGTTGGGATTCTCCATCAGATTCTCGTGGTGGACACCAGCTCCGACTTTATCACCTTCAGAGCCTGCGAAGAGGCTCTAGGAGTTCTTCACCAACTccctttatcttcttcttcttcatcaccaccatcatcatcatcatcgtcgtcgtcgtcgtcatcATTATCATCGCTCTTATCGAAACCGGAGTCCATGAGATGCATGGCCATCATGCTCCAAAGAGCCAGCGCCGACACCAGGCTCTACGCGGTTACTATTTTGAGAAAGCTGGCCAAGACCGATTACGATTGGGGCTTTATGATTCAAGGTAATCAAGGTGTGGGTTTCTTCAAGTCGTTGTTAGAGATGGTTTCCGATGAAATATCCACCAAAACGAGTTCGTGTGCTTTGGAGGTTCTGATCGAAATTCTGTCCAAGTCCAAGAAGAGCAGGCTGAGAGCCATCGAAGCAGGTGCGGTGTGTGTGCTggtggaggttttgccggattcGAACCGGCCCAGATGCGAGAGGATGCTGCAGCTGATAAAGCTTCTGTGTGAATGCGCAGAGGGGAGGTTGGGTTTGGTGGAGCATGGTATGGGAATCGCGGCAATAAGCAAGAAGATGCTGCAGGTGTCGAATGTTGCTACCAAGATAGTGGTGAAGATATTGTGGTTAATTTGTAATTTCCATGCAACGGAGAGAGTACTTGATGAGATGTTGATTTGTGGAGCGGTGAAGAAGCTTCTGGCATTGCTGCATATTGATGGCAGATCCTCCACTAAGGATAAGGTCGTCAAGATCTTCAAGTTGCATGGCCATTATTGGAGTCGATTTCCATGTTTCCCTTCTGACTTGAAggattttttgggttttgtcaTTTCTACTCCTTCCTAA